The Thalassotalea sediminis genome includes the window CACAGAAATACCCCAGTTAAATTAACGTCAATGACTGATTGGAATTGCTCTAAAGACATTTTCTTAACAATTTCACCATCTTTAGCTTTTAATAACATGCCGTCTCGCAAAATGCCTGCGTTATTAATAAGGCCATCAAAACCATTAAAATCGTTATTAATTTGATTAAACGTTTGTTCAACTTCCGTTTCATTAGTCACATTTGCTAAATAATACTTGGCTGAAGATCCTGCAGCTTCTATCAATGTAACCGTTTCTTTTAACAACTCTTCATTTAGGTCAATTAACGCGAGTTTAGCGCCACTTGATGCTAAATTAACCGCCATTGCACGGCCTAAACCTTGCCCACCGCCGGTAATGACAATGACTTTATCTTGAATATTCATAATTTCCTCTAGTTATCTAATGAAGCGTCTATTTCGACAATCGTTCTTGCCGTTACTGTGCCATCTATATATGCACTAAACGCTGTTTCTAATTCTTTAAATGGTATAGTTCTAGGCGCAATGAGCTCAAGTTGAGTAGGCTTTAGATCAGTTGCTATTCGTTGCCATGCTTTATCACGCACTGAAAACGGCATTTCAATTGAATTTATACCAAGTAAGCTTACTCCACGAAGAATGAAAGGCATTACTGTTGTATCGAGTTTAAACCCTGCTGCTAACCCTACAGATGCTATATTTCCCCACGGCACAACAGTTTTCGTCAGCCATGAAAGCGTTTCATCACCGAGATTATCCACGGCTCCTCCCCAAATAGCTTTTTCTAAAGGTCGTTTACCCATCTCTACTTCATGACGATCTACAATTTCACTCGCGCCTAACTTGGTTAGGTAATCATATTGGTCTGGTTTTCCCGTTAAAGCTGCAACGCGATAGCCGATATTTGAAAGCATATTAATGGCAAAACTGCCAACACCTCCTGTTGCACCTGTAACTAATATTGTGCCACGTTCTGGTATTTGGCCATTGTCTTCCATTCGTTGAACAGCGATTGCCGCCGTATAGCCTGCGGTACCCAATGCCATTGCATCTTTTAGCGTTAAACCTTGTGGTAAAGTTACAACTGAGTCTGCTTTAACACGAGCAAACTCACTATAACCGCCATCATAGACTTCAGATAATTGCGCCCCACAAACGAGCACCTTATCTCCTGAAGAAAAACGATGATCAGCGGAACTCACAATAACACCTGATAAATCAATGCCGCCAACAAGTGGATAAGTACGTAATATCTGTCCTTTACCTGTAGCCGCTAATGCATCTTTATAATTAATGTCAGAGTAAGCTACTTTTATCACTACTTCGCCATCAGTTAGATCCGATAACGTAATTTGTTCAAAGCCACTACGAATAGACTTATCTTCATTTCGATGAATACGAAATGCAGTAAATTTTTCAGGTACATTTAGTTCAGCCATTATTGCTCCTTGAATTGTTCTCATTAATTTGAGGCTATTGCGTAAAGCTACACTCAACTACACGACTTTAGTCCTTGGAGATATCGCAATAAGTATTGTTACCTATTGCGATAAACAAACTACATATTTCGACGGTATTGACCACCAACATCAAATAGAGCATTAACAATCTGCCCAAGAGAACAAACTTTACAGGCACTCATCATGTGTTCAAATAGATTTTCATGTTTAATTGCCGCCTCTTGTAATACCGATAGATCCTTACTCGCTTTCTCTGCATTCGCAGTATGTAGATTTGCTAACATATCAATTTGATAGTTTTTCTCTTCTTCTGTTGCTCGAATAACTTCTGCAGGGATCACTGTCGGTGAACCTTTTGAGCTTAAGAAAGTGTTTACGCCAATAATGGGGTACTCTCCTGTATGTTTTAAATTTTCGTAGTACAAGCTTTCTTCTTGAATTTTACTACGTTGATACATTGTTTCCATTGCACCTAATACACCACCACGCTCAGTGATGCGATCAAACTCAGTTAATACCGCCTCTTCAACTAAGTCCGTCAGCTCTTCAATAATAAATGAACCTTG containing:
- a CDS encoding SDR family oxidoreductase, coding for MNIQDKVIVITGGGQGLGRAMAVNLASSGAKLALIDLNEELLKETVTLIEAAGSSAKYYLANVTNETEVEQTFNQINNDFNGFDGLINNAGILRDGMLLKAKDGEIVKKMSLEQFQSVIDVNLTGVFLCGREAAAHMVKNERKGVIINMSSIARNGNMGQTNYAASKAGVVAMTVCWARELGRYGIRVGAIAPGVIRTAMTDAMKPEMRERLEKMKPVGRLGEADEIAHTVKYIFENEFFTGRVVEIDGGLSM
- a CDS encoding oxidoreductase, whose amino-acid sequence is MAELNVPEKFTAFRIHRNEDKSIRSGFEQITLSDLTDGEVVIKVAYSDINYKDALAATGKGQILRTYPLVGGIDLSGVIVSSADHRFSSGDKVLVCGAQLSEVYDGGYSEFARVKADSVVTLPQGLTLKDAMALGTAGYTAAIAVQRMEDNGQIPERGTILVTGATGGVGSFAINMLSNIGYRVAALTGKPDQYDYLTKLGASEIVDRHEVEMGKRPLEKAIWGGAVDNLGDETLSWLTKTVVPWGNIASVGLAAGFKLDTTVMPFILRGVSLLGINSIEMPFSVRDKAWQRIATDLKPTQLELIAPRTIPFKELETAFSAYIDGTVTARTIVEIDASLDN